One Vicinamibacterales bacterium genomic window, GGGATGTCGATGATGTCGAAGTTGGCCCAGCCGGAGCGATCCACCGTGTCGCCGGCAACCTGCCGGGTCGCGGCGGTGATGGCGGCGGAGCCGGTGCCGTCCCTGAACTTCACGATCACCGAGCCGCGCACGTAGGGCAGGGCGGCCGCGCTGCGATCGGCGCGCACGCGATCCGCGTCGTCGTGATTGCGCGCCGCGCGTGGCGGCTCCTGGTCGCGCAGGCCGCGATCGAGCGGCGGCAAGGCGGCGTCCTGCACCAACAGCCGCGAGGCGGCGGGCGCCGGCCGCTCCTGACCGGAGCCGGCGGCGGTGAGGAGGCCGGCCACCGTGACGCCCACGAGTCCCGCCCCGCGGACGGCCCGCCACACTGGTCGCGCAACAGTCATAGCGCCATGTTAGCCCGGGCGGGAGCCGGGGCCGCGTCCCCGACGATTTACTTGGACTTCTCGTAGACGACCTCGCCGCCGATGACCGTGAGCAACACCGAGGTGCCCAGGATCTGGGCGGGCTCGACCGTCATCACGTCGCGATCGAGCAGCAGGAGGTCGCCGTATTTGCCCGTCTCGATCGAGCCAAGGTCATGTTCGGCATGCGCCGCGTAGGCCGCGCTCCACGTGAACGACTTCAGGGCTTCGGCCCGCGACAGGCGCTGGTCTGGCATCCACCCGCCCGCCGGGTTGCCCGAGGGGTCCTGGCGGGTGATGGCGGCGTAGAGGCCCGGCATCGGGTTGGGTTCTTCGACGGGGAAGTCGGAGCCGTTGGCGAGTACCGCGCCGGTCTTGAGGAGCTTCTGCCACACGTAGGCGCCTTCCGCCGTGCGCGCGTGGCCGATGCGGACCGCCACCCACGGCATGTCGGAGGTGGCGTGCGTCGCCTGCATCGAGGCGATCACGTTGAGCGCCTTGAAGCGGGGGATGTCGGCCTCGTCCAGAATCTGCGCGTGCTCGTTGCGCTGGCGCAGGTCGCGGGCCGCGGGGACCTCGGCGGCGACCTTCTCGAACAGGTCCAGCACCTCGCGGTTGGCGCGATCGCCGATGGCGTGGATGCCGGTCTGGAAGCCCGCCTGCGCCGCCGCCAGCGTCTGGGCGTAGACCTCGCCGGGCGGCGTCGTCAGCAGGCCGGTGTTCTTGGCTTCGTCGGTGTAGGGCTCCAGCAACGCCGCGCCGCGGGAGCCGAGCGCGCCGTCGGCGACGATCTTGATCGCCCGCACCGACAAGTGGCGGTTGCCGTAGTCCTTGATCGGCCCCTTCTTGAACTCCTCCTTCAGCGTGTCGAGGGATCCGCTGAGCATCGCGTAGATGCGCGTCTTGAGCTTGCCCTGATCGATCAGCCGCTGGTAGGCCGCGACCTCGCGCACCGACGCGCCGGCGTCGTGCACCATGGTGAGGCCGAGGCGCCGCGCTTCGGCGTCGGCCAGCAGGATCTGCTCCTCGAGTTGCGCCTCGGAGATGTCGGGAATCTTACCGGCCACCAGGCGCTGGGCCTGGTCGATCAGCACGCCGCTCGGCGCGCCCGCGGTGTCGCGAATCAGGCGACCGCCATCCGGATCGCGCGTGGTGCGCGTCACCCCGGCGGCGTCCAGCGCCGCCTTGTTCACGACCGCCGCATGACCATCGACGCGGGTCAGATACACCGGATTGTTGGGCGCGGCGGCGGTCAGCTGGTCGTGCGTCGGCCAGGCCTTGTCGTCCCAGTCGTTCTGGTCCCAGCTGCGGCCCAGGATCCACTCACCGGGGCGCGCCGTGGCGGCGCGGGCGCGCACCATTGCCACGATCTGCTCGAAGGAGGTGGTGCCGCGCAGCTTCAACATCTGCAGGCTCTCACCGAGGTTCGTGAAGTGGCCATGCGCGTCCTGCAAGCCCGGCAGCACGGCGCGGCCCTCGGCATCGACGACGCGGGTGTTGGGACCGCGCCGCTTCAGCGCCTCGGCGCTGGTGCCCACCAGCACGAAGCGGCCGCCGCGCACCGCCACCGCCTCGGCGCGTGGCTGGGTGTCGTTGGCCGTGTAGACGACGGCGTTGTGGATGATGAGGTCGGCGAGCGGTAGCGGTTCGGTGACCTGGCAGGCCGCGAGAACGAGGAACGCGAAGACGGCGGCAATTCGCATGCGCCGAGTATAGGCTGCGGCGCCGCGGCCGAAAAACACGTCTACAAGTAGCTGAGCGGATCGATCCCGTACTCGGCGGGATCGAGCGGCGCGGTGATCGCCTTGGGGCCGGGGCCCTCGTCGGGCGCCTCCCAGAGGTTCACGTCCAGCGGCACGTCCAGGCGTTCGCGCGACGGCGAGACAATGACGCGGACCCGGGGCTTGTACGGTTCCGGGGCGTGCACCGCGATCACCACGGCGAGCGCGCCGGAATCGAGTCGCACCAGGTTGCCGGGCGGGTAGATGCCGAGCAACTGCGTGAAGCGCCGCACCAGGTGCTGGTCGAACTGCTGGCCGTCGTTGCGCTTCATCACCTGGAGGATGCGGTCCGACGGGAACGCCTGCTGGTAGGAGCGCTGCGAGCGCATGGCGTCATAGACGTCGGCGATGCTGCACAGCATGGTGCCGAGGTTGAGGCCGGCCCGTGAGACGCCAAACGGGTAGCCGGTGCCGTCGAGGCGCAGGTGATGCTCGAAGGCAATCACCGGCGCGATCGCCGGCATCTCCGGCGTGCGCCGCAGGATCTCGGCGCCGTCCACCACGTGCATCCGCATGATGTTGAACTCGCTGTCGGTCAGCTTGTCGGGCTTGTTGAGGATCTCGGTCGGCGTCCGCACCTTGCCGATGTCGTGCATCAGCGCCGCCAGCCCGAGCTCGCGCAGCATCGAACCCTCCATGCCGAGCGCGCGCGCCTGCGACATGGTGAGAATCGACACGTTCACCATGTGCGTAAACGTGTAGTTGTCGTAGTTCTTGAGCGCGGTGAGCGCGATCAGGGCGGTGCGGTTGGCCGACACCGCCTGCGCCAGCGAGTCGATCAGGACCCGCGCCGCCTTGGGATCCGGCGTCCCTTCGGCCTTGGTCATTTCCCACACCGCGCCGGCCACATTCGAGGCGTCGGCGTACAAGCGCCGGATGGTCGCCACGTCGGCCGCCGAGGCCTCGACCTTCTGCTCGGTCTGGATGCGGCCGACGCGAATGTGCGGCAGGGCGGCGAGCACGCCGAGCGGATCGCTCGGCTCGACCCCGGGGCCGCTCTGCCCGGGGCGCCGCTCGGGATGCGCGATGGTCTGCGCCAGGGTCGACAACTCCTCGGGCGTGACGCCGCGGTCGAAGACGATGCGCTCGATGCCCAGCGCCTTCAGGCGGCGGATCATCTCGCCCATCGATTCGGCCGCCCGCGGCAGCGGCGTGTCGCCGACGATCACCTCGTTGCCGATGATGCCGATCGCGATCGACGGTTGATCGGTCAGCAGCAGGGTGACGGATTCGTTGAGGGCGTCGAACGCCCGCTGCACCAGCGGATGCGCCGGCGCGTAGAGCTGGGCGCCACGTAACGCGGCGCCCAGACGCCGCATGAACTCGTCGGCCGTTCGTAACCGGGTGACGGGATCCATCACTGGGCCCTCCGCATCGGAGGCCGCATCGGTGGCGCCTCGGCGAGCGCGGTCTTGGCGGCGCGTTTGACGCCGCCCGCCCCGCGCTCGGCCGCCTCGGTCAGCGCCCGCTCGGCGCTCGGCAGGCTGATGCCTCGCAGCGCCCGGGCCGCGGCGCTGCGAATGCGCGCGGTGCGGCCCGGCGCGTACCACTCGCCGCGATGCAGGATGTCCTTCAGCGTTGCCACCGACCGCTCGTCGTTGGCGACGCGGCCCAGCGATTCGATCGTCGACAGGTAGTCACCCTCGAGCGATCCCGTGTACCCGGTGTGCGTGAGGAGGTGGACGAAGAGGGGAGCGGCGCGCTCGTCGCGCAGCGACCCGAGCGCCTGCATGATCGCGTCACGCGTGTGGGGCTTGCCGCTCTTGAGCGCCTGCTCGAGCGCCCCGTAGGCCTCGTTGGTGCCAATCTGCACGATCGCCCGCAGCGCCTCCCGCTGCACTTGCGGGTCGGCATCGTCCAGCAGGCCGCGCAGGTCGGGCAGCGCGGCTTCGCCGCCAAGCGCACGGAGCAGGTCCACGGCCGCCCGCCGCACCGCGGGGTTGGGCGAGGTGCGCAGCTCGTCCGCGTACTGGCGCGCCGCGGTGCCGAACCCGATCAGGATGTCGCGCAGGCGGCGCACGGTGCGCGCGTTGTCTTCGGCGGCCAGCGCATCCGCCAGCGGTTCCACGAGCACCGGGCCAATCGTCGCGCAGATTTGCGCCGCGAGGCCGACCTCGCCATCCGTCGCCTGGCGCAGGAACAGCGCGAGGTGGCGCACGAGGGCGCCGTCCACGAGCCGCGTCACGCCGGCCGCGGCGTACGCCGCGGACGGCGCCTCGGTCCGGTTCGAGGCGTTGACGACGGCGTCCACCAACTGGGCGGCCAGCGCGAGGTCGCCCACCAGCACGAGCTGTTCGATGCTGCCGACGGTCAGGTCGAGCACGCCGGCCCACGCGTCCTGCCGCGCCTCGATGGTGAGCAGGTCCAACAGCAGCCGCTGGTCGAGCGCGCGCACCTCTTCGTTGCTGACCGTGGACACCCAGGCGCGGATTCGCACCGGCGGGTCATCGCCGATCTTGTCCACCTCCATCGCCTGGGTCCGCGCCGAGGTCAGCTCGCGGGCGTAGTCCTCCGACACGAATTGCGAGTCGGAATACGACGTCAGCATCTCGGTGGAACTCGACCAGATGCTTTCAAACTGCGGATCCTTGCCGAACAGGGCGGCGGCCTGCTCGGTGGCGGCGGCGAGAATGCTGTGCTGACGCTCGGGGTCGGGCACCAGGGTCTGGAACGCCGCCGCCAGGCGGTTGCTCGCGCCGCGGTCCTTGACGACGTTCTCGACCAGGAACTTGGTCAGCATCTCGTCGGTGAGCCGGGATTGCAGCTCGCCGCCCAGGTCCATGCGCGGCGCGGTGGTGCCCGGCGGCTGCAGCGGCGGCGGATCGGTGATCAGGGTCAGCAGCATCTCGGGCGACATCTGCGCCGCCGCGCCGGCCATCTTGTCGAGGACGGCATCGAGCTCCGCGGGCTGGCGCTCGGCGGCGTAGTTGGCCAGGCCGTGCATCAGCTCGAGCAGCGACTTGCGCTGTTGAATCGAGTCGTCTCCACTCGCGCGGCCGTGAGCCTGCAGGCGATCGGCGAACTGCGCCAGGCGCGCCGAATCCTTGGCCATCTCGAGCATGTCGGCCATGCCGCCCGGCTCGAGTCCGCCGCCGCCCAGTTCCTGCCGCTCTTCGCCCAGCGTCGCCAGGATGCGGTCCCACGACGCCGACTCGCCGCTGCCGGCGCGCTCGCGCAGGACCTCGGCGTAGTCGATCTCCTTGAGGGCGATCGACTTGTTGCCCGAGGCGTCCCAGGCGTGGGCGACGCCGCCGATGGCCCGCGCATCCTCGGGCGATTTCGCCAGCAGCGACAGGAAGGCGTGCCACTCGTCGTTGTCGAGCGTGCCGAGCAACGTCATTTCGCCAATCAACTGCTGGTGGAGGAGCGAGGCCAGCTCGCCGGCCGCGGCGTCCGGCTTGGCGAACCCGCGGCCGCCCACCAGCAGGGCATCGGGCAGCACCGTGATCGGCAGCGGCCCGTTGTAGACGGCATTCTTGCCCGCCTCGGTGATGCGAGACAGCGCCGCCTGGATGGTCGGGTGGCTGGGCGGGTACATCGACACCACGCGCGTCGCCGCCTTGCAGGCCTTGGCGAACTCGGACAGCCGGACGGCGGTCTCGGGTGAGAGCGGTTCCGGCTTGGTGGGGGAAGGGGACGCCATGACAGAGGTAATCAGGAATTATAGATACGTGAGCGGGTCGATGCCTACCTGCGGCCCGTCTACTGCTTCGACGACCGCGCGCGGGTAATTCCCGCGCGCATCGCGGTCCCAGGTGTTGGTCAGGAGGGGCGTTTCATAGAGCGCCCCCGTCCCGTCGAGCACCAGCTTCACCTGCGGCCGGAACGGGTCCTCCGGATGCGTCTGCGTGACCACCCCCACTTCCTCGGTGTTGAGCCGCACCAGCGTGCCCACCGGGAACAGGCCCATCAGGTTGACGAAACGGCGGAGCAGCGCCGGGTGAAAGGCGGTGCCGTCCTGCTGCCCCATGATGTGCTTGATGCGATCGGTGGCCAGCCCTTCCCGATAGGCGCGGTTGCTGCGGAGGGCGTCGAACACGTCCACCACGCTCACCACCATCGTGCACAGGTTCAGCGTGCGCGCGCCGATGTTCTCGGGGTAGCCGCTGAGATCCTGTTTCAGGTGATGCTCGAACGCCACCACCGGCGCCAGCGCCGGGGTCTCCGGCGTGCGGCGCAGGATGTGCGCGCCGTTCACCACGTGGAGCTTCATGATGGTGAACTCCTCCTCGGTCAGCTTGCCGGGCTTGTTCAGGATCTCCAGCGGCGTGTGCACCTTGCCGATGTCGTGCATCAGCGCGGCGAAGCCGAACTCCCGCAGCATCGGGCCCTCGAGGTCGAGCGAGCGGGCCATCGCCATCGACAGCGCGGCGACGTTCACCATGTGGGTGAACGTGTAGTTGTCGTGGCGCTTGAGCGCGGTGAGCGCGAGCAGCGAGGTGCGGTCCTGGTAGACCAGCTTCGACAGGCTGTCGATGATGCCGCGGGCGTCGGCCGGGTCGGGCTGCTCGCCGGCCTTGGCCGCGGTCCAGATGGTCTCCGCGGTCGATACCGCCTTCGAGTACATCTGCTTCGCCGCGGCGAGGCCGACCTCCGAGTCGTCTTCCTCCTCGGCGGCGACCTTCGACACCTGGATGCGGCGAATGCCGCGCGAGGTCAGGCGGTCGTTGACGCCCGTCCGCGACGTGCGATCCGTCAGTTCATCCATCAGGGCGCGCAGGTCCGGGACCTCGAGCCCGCGCGCGAACGTGATCTTCTCGATCTGCCGCTCGCGCATGTCCCGCAGCAGCCCCGCCAGCGCCGCCGAGCCGCGCGGCAGCCGGAAGTCGTTGATCACCACGTCGTCTTCGAGGAAGCCGACGATCACGGTGGGGGTGTCCACCAGCGCCGGCGCCAGGATGCCGTGGAGGCCGGTGGCCGACCGCTGCACCAGCGGATGGCTGGGCGCGTACAGCTCGGCGGCCCGCACGGCGGCGCCGAGGCGCCGGATGATGTCTTCGTGTGGAACGCTCATAGCGGTGGCCGCGTCGCCGCGGATGCCGCCATCCGCCGCAGGAAGAAGTCGCCGGTGCGGGCCAGGTCATCGACCGTCTGCCTGGCCTTCGCCGTGCCGATGCGCGCGAGCGCCCGCAGCGACGCCTCGCGCAGCTGCGTGGTCTTGCCCCAGGCCAGCCAGCGGCGGCGTTTCGCGGTGGCCGCAATCTGGGCCAGCGCACGGTCGTCGCGGAACGACGCCAGCGCGCCCAGCGTGTCGAGCACGATGGAGAAGTCTTCGCCGAAGGGGTCGCTGTCGCCGAGGATGCGGCCCAGCATCGGCACCACCCGCGGGTCCTTGAGGCCGACCAGCGCCGCGATCACGGCGGCCCGCGCCTCGCCCGAAGTTGCCTTCAGCGCCATGTGCATGGCGCGCGCCGCGGCCGGGTCGTCGATCCGCGCCATCGCCGACACCGCCTCGTGCATCACGCGGAGGTCGGTGCGGCGCAGCAGCACCTGGAGCGGTGGCACGGCGGCCGGCGTTCCGATCTGGCCCAGCACCTGCGCCACCTCGTGCTGCACGAACCACCGCTTGTCGTCCACGGCCGCCGCCAGGCCGGGGATGGCCGACGGCCCGAGCTTGACGAGGAGGGCCGACGCCCGCTCGGTGGCGACGCCGCCCGCTTCCTGCTGATAGGCGCTCAACAGCGCCGGCACCGCCGCGGCGCCAATGTCGCGAACCACGGACTCGAAGCTGGCGAGCTCATCCTTCGATTGATCGGCAAGCCCGGTGGTGGCCTCGGCCAGCGCGGCGGCCGCGCCAAGGCCGTCGAGCGCGCGCCGGCAGGCCTCCGGCGCCAATCCAGCCTTGCGCGTGGTGGCCGCGAGCAGCTCGCCGACCACGGGCACGGCATCGGCGAAGGCCCCGGCGAGCAGGAGCTCTTCGACGAAGGCCGCCATGTCGCGCGCCGTTTCCGCCATGCGCTCGGCCTGCGACTCGTTGCGCAGCAGGTCGATCAGCAACTGGCCCGACAGCCGGCGGACGCTGTCGTGCCCGAGCGTCTCGAGCCAGGCGCCGAGCTCGGGCGGGAGGCCGCGGGCCGAGAGGTCCACGGCCCGCGCCGCGGCCTGGTCCATCGACTCCCGGTATTCGGCCGACACGTAGCTGGACTCGTCGTACTTGAGGAGCAGCTCGTCGAGCGACTGCCGGATGTCATCGATCGGCCGCTTGCTGCCGAAATCGCGCTCCGAGATCAACCGCTTGGCCAGCGTCAGCACGCGTCGCTTGCGGTCGGCGTCGGGCGCGAGGGTGTCGAGCACCTTGGCGAGCCGGTTGGTGGGATGCCCCGGGGCCGAACAGGCGCGGGCCAGCAACATCGCCACCTGCTGGTCGTCGAAGGCCTGCTTGAGCGCGCCGACAATCTGCACGTTCTCGCCGGCGCTCTCTTCCTGCAGCATCAGCTCCAGCGCCGTGGACGGGTCGAGATTGGACGCCGCCAGGGCCAGCGACTGGATCACCTCCTGGACGCGTTCGGGCTCGAGGGCGGCCACCGTCTTCGCGATGTGGCGATACACCGCCAGCACCGTCGCCGCCTGTGTCGTGACCAGCGGCGAGCCGTCGGGGGTGGTGAACGGCTCCTTGCTGTCTTTGGCGAGTTCGCCGATGGCGCCGACGTCGCGCGAGATGTCCAGCAGGCGCTGCTGTTCCTCGGCGCTGAACGTCGAGCGGCCCATGATGATGGACCGGACAATGGCCTTCCAGGTGGCATCGCGCCGCGCCGGCCCTTCGTCCAGCTCGCGTTCGAGAATCTCCTGGTAGTCGATCTGCTCGACGAGGATCGCGTTCTGGTCTTCCGCGGCCCACAGCGCGGCGGGGCCGCCGCGCGCGCGCCGCGTGTCACGGTCGAGCGACAGCACGGCCAGCAGCGCCCGCACCACCGGTTCGGCCGGCGCCACCATGATGCTGACCTGCAGGATGTCGCGGTCGTGGAGCAGCTCCGCGCATTCCACCACCGCCAGCTCCGTGGAATCGAGGGCGACGCCGTCGAGCAGCAGCTGGTGGGGCGTGACGGCGAGCTGCATCAGGCCGCTGTTTGCCGCGTCGGCCGCGGCCGCGACCAGGCGGTCCACGGCGAGCACGACCGCCGGATGTTCGGGCGGATAGAACCCCCAACTGCGCAGCGCAATCGTGATCGCGCGCGCCAGGTTGATGGCGCTCCGGGTGAGGTCGGCGGGTGAGGCCGTTCGCTGGGCCATGCGGATTACTACGATATACTGCCGCCGCCCATGCGAGCCGTCGACATCATTCGCGCGAAGCGGGACGGCGAGGCCCTGTCGCGTGAGGCGATCCAGGCATTTGTCGGGGGCGTGACCGACGGATCGTGGCCCGACTACCAGGCCTCGGCGCTGCTGATGGCCATTGTCCTCAAGGGCATGACCGCCGAGGAAACCGCCTGGCTCACCGACGCCATGGTGCGATCGGGCGAGCGGGTTGACCTGAGCCACATTCCCGGCATCAAGGTCGGCAAGCACAGTACCGGCGGCGTCGGCGACAAGGTCTCCATCATTCTGGCCCCGCTGGCGGCGTCGTGCGGGGTGGTGGTGCCGAAGATGTCGGGCCGTGGCCTCGGCCACACCGGCGGCACGCTCGACAAGCTCGAGAGCATTCCCGGGTTTCGCGTCGCCCTGTCGATCGACGAGTTCAGGGCGATGCTGGCGGACGTGGGCTGCTGCCTGATCAGCCAGACCGCGACCATCGCGCCCGCCGACAAGGTGCTCTACGCGCTGCGTGACGTGACCGGGACCATCGAGAGCATCCCGCTGATCGCCTCGTCGGTGATGAGCAAGAAGCTGGCCGAAGGCAGCAACGCCGTGGTGCTCGACGTCAAGTGCGGCCGCGGCGCCTTCATGAAGAACCGCGCCAATGCGCGCGAACTGGCGCGCGCGCTGGTGTCGATTGGCAACGCCGCCGGCGTGCACACCGAGGCCTTCATCACGCAGATGGACGTGCCGCTCGGCCGGGCGGTCGGCAACGCCGTGGAGATCGCCGAGTGCATCGAGGTGCTGAAGGGCGGCGGGCCTGCCGATCTGTCTGGCCTGGTCGTCACCTTCGCCACCCGCATGCTGCGCGTGGCGGAGCTGGCGGCCACCGATGATGACGCCGCGGCCAGGGTGCGAGCCGCGCTCTCATCCGGCGCCGCGCTCGCGAAATTCAAGGAGATGGTCGCGCGCCAGGGCGGCAATCCCGCGGTGGCCGACGACCCCGGCCTGTTGCCGCAGGCGAAGTTCACGCACCTGGTGCCGGCCCCGCGTTCAGGATTTGTGGTGGAACTCGACGCGCTGTCGATTGGGCGGGCGGCGGTCGCCCTGGGCGCCGGACGCGACAAGAAGGGCGACCAGGTGGACCTGTCGGCCGGACTCATCCTGCGCAAGAAGCCCGGCGAGGCGGTCCAGGCCGGGGAGCCGGTGGTCGAACTCCGCTACAACGATCCCGCCCGGCTGGAGGCCGCGGTGGCGCTGGTCACGCAGGCGATCGTGATTGGCGACACCGCCCCGACGGGGCAGTCGCTGGTCCTCGAGTGGGTCCACGATAACGATTAGCGAGGGACATGTGGGAATCCTGGGCACGCTGCAACCGCTGATCGGCCTGGTGGGCATCCTCGCGCTGGCGTATGGGTTGTCCACCAACCGGCGCGCCATCAGTCCGCGGGTGGTGGGATGGGGCCTCGGCTTGCAGCTCCTGTTCGCGTTGATCGTGCTGAAGACCGACCTCGGGCAGCGCGTCTTCCAGGTGCTCGGCGACAAGATGCGGCAGTTGCTCGACTTTTCGGTCGTCGGGTCGGGCTTTGTCTTCGGCGCGCTCGGCGATGCCTCGGTGTGGGGCCGCGTCATGACCGGCGCGCTGGGGGAGGAAGGCGCGCGCTACGGCGTCGTGTTCGCGTTCCAGATCCTGCCCACCATCATCTTCATCGCCGCGCTGTTCGCGATCCTCTACTACCTCGGGATCATGCAGGTCATCGTCCGCCTGCTGGCCGTCGTCATGAACAGGGTGATGGGCGCGAGCGGCGCCGAGTCCCTGAACGTGGCGGCGAGCATCTTCATGGGCCAGACCGAGGCGCCGCTGACGATCCGGCCGTTCCTCGCCAAGATGACGCAGTCGGAGCTGATGACCGTGATGACCTCCGGCATGGCCCACATCTCCGGCGGCATCATGGCCGCCTACATTGCCTTCGGCATCGACGCCAAGCACCTGCTCACCGCCGTGATCATGACGGCGCCCGGCACGCTGATGATGGCCAAGATGTTCGTGCCGGAAACCGAGACCCCGGAAACGCGCGGCACCGTGAAGCTCGAGGTGGTGAACCAGGA contains:
- a CDS encoding amidohydrolase, whose translation is MRIAAVFAFLVLAACQVTEPLPLADLIIHNAVVYTANDTQPRAEAVAVRGGRFVLVGTSAEALKRRGPNTRVVDAEGRAVLPGLQDAHGHFTNLGESLQMLKLRGTTSFEQIVAMVRARAATARPGEWILGRSWDQNDWDDKAWPTHDQLTAAAPNNPVYLTRVDGHAAVVNKAALDAAGVTRTTRDPDGGRLIRDTAGAPSGVLIDQAQRLVAGKIPDISEAQLEEQILLADAEARRLGLTMVHDAGASVREVAAYQRLIDQGKLKTRIYAMLSGSLDTLKEEFKKGPIKDYGNRHLSVRAIKIVADGALGSRGAALLEPYTDEAKNTGLLTTPPGEVYAQTLAAAQAGFQTGIHAIGDRANREVLDLFEKVAAEVPAARDLRQRNEHAQILDEADIPRFKALNVIASMQATHATSDMPWVAVRIGHARTAEGAYVWQKLLKTGAVLANGSDFPVEEPNPMPGLYAAITRQDPSGNPAGGWMPDQRLSRAEALKSFTWSAAYAAHAEHDLGSIETGKYGDLLLLDRDVMTVEPAQILGTSVLLTVIGGEVVYEKSK
- a CDS encoding HD-GYP domain-containing protein, producing the protein MDPVTRLRTADEFMRRLGAALRGAQLYAPAHPLVQRAFDALNESVTLLLTDQPSIAIGIIGNEVIVGDTPLPRAAESMGEMIRRLKALGIERIVFDRGVTPEELSTLAQTIAHPERRPGQSGPGVEPSDPLGVLAALPHIRVGRIQTEQKVEASAADVATIRRLYADASNVAGAVWEMTKAEGTPDPKAARVLIDSLAQAVSANRTALIALTALKNYDNYTFTHMVNVSILTMSQARALGMEGSMLRELGLAALMHDIGKVRTPTEILNKPDKLTDSEFNIMRMHVVDGAEILRRTPEMPAIAPVIAFEHHLRLDGTGYPFGVSRAGLNLGTMLCSIADVYDAMRSQRSYQQAFPSDRILQVMKRNDGQQFDQHLVRRFTQLLGIYPPGNLVRLDSGALAVVIAVHAPEPYKPRVRVIVSPSRERLDVPLDVNLWEAPDEGPGPKAITAPLDPAEYGIDPLSYL
- a CDS encoding HEAT repeat domain-containing protein codes for the protein MASPSPTKPEPLSPETAVRLSEFAKACKAATRVVSMYPPSHPTIQAALSRITEAGKNAVYNGPLPITVLPDALLVGGRGFAKPDAAAGELASLLHQQLIGEMTLLGTLDNDEWHAFLSLLAKSPEDARAIGGVAHAWDASGNKSIALKEIDYAEVLRERAGSGESASWDRILATLGEERQELGGGGLEPGGMADMLEMAKDSARLAQFADRLQAHGRASGDDSIQQRKSLLELMHGLANYAAERQPAELDAVLDKMAGAAAQMSPEMLLTLITDPPPLQPPGTTAPRMDLGGELQSRLTDEMLTKFLVENVVKDRGASNRLAAAFQTLVPDPERQHSILAAATEQAAALFGKDPQFESIWSSSTEMLTSYSDSQFVSEDYARELTSARTQAMEVDKIGDDPPVRIRAWVSTVSNEEVRALDQRLLLDLLTIEARQDAWAGVLDLTVGSIEQLVLVGDLALAAQLVDAVVNASNRTEAPSAAYAAAGVTRLVDGALVRHLALFLRQATDGEVGLAAQICATIGPVLVEPLADALAAEDNARTVRRLRDILIGFGTAARQYADELRTSPNPAVRRAAVDLLRALGGEAALPDLRGLLDDADPQVQREALRAIVQIGTNEAYGALEQALKSGKPHTRDAIMQALGSLRDERAAPLFVHLLTHTGYTGSLEGDYLSTIESLGRVANDERSVATLKDILHRGEWYAPGRTARIRSAAARALRGISLPSAERALTEAAERGAGGVKRAAKTALAEAPPMRPPMRRAQ
- a CDS encoding HD-GYP domain-containing protein, which produces MSVPHEDIIRRLGAAVRAAELYAPSHPLVQRSATGLHGILAPALVDTPTVIVGFLEDDVVINDFRLPRGSAALAGLLRDMRERQIEKITFARGLEVPDLRALMDELTDRTSRTGVNDRLTSRGIRRIQVSKVAAEEEDDSEVGLAAAKQMYSKAVSTAETIWTAAKAGEQPDPADARGIIDSLSKLVYQDRTSLLALTALKRHDNYTFTHMVNVAALSMAMARSLDLEGPMLREFGFAALMHDIGKVHTPLEILNKPGKLTEEEFTIMKLHVVNGAHILRRTPETPALAPVVAFEHHLKQDLSGYPENIGARTLNLCTMVVSVVDVFDALRSNRAYREGLATDRIKHIMGQQDGTAFHPALLRRFVNLMGLFPVGTLVRLNTEEVGVVTQTHPEDPFRPQVKLVLDGTGALYETPLLTNTWDRDARGNYPRAVVEAVDGPQVGIDPLTYL
- a CDS encoding HEAT repeat domain-containing protein codes for the protein MAQRTASPADLTRSAINLARAITIALRSWGFYPPEHPAVVLAVDRLVAAAADAANSGLMQLAVTPHQLLLDGVALDSTELAVVECAELLHDRDILQVSIMVAPAEPVVRALLAVLSLDRDTRRARGGPAALWAAEDQNAILVEQIDYQEILERELDEGPARRDATWKAIVRSIIMGRSTFSAEEQQRLLDISRDVGAIGELAKDSKEPFTTPDGSPLVTTQAATVLAVYRHIAKTVAALEPERVQEVIQSLALAASNLDPSTALELMLQEESAGENVQIVGALKQAFDDQQVAMLLARACSAPGHPTNRLAKVLDTLAPDADRKRRVLTLAKRLISERDFGSKRPIDDIRQSLDELLLKYDESSYVSAEYRESMDQAAARAVDLSARGLPPELGAWLETLGHDSVRRLSGQLLIDLLRNESQAERMAETARDMAAFVEELLLAGAFADAVPVVGELLAATTRKAGLAPEACRRALDGLGAAAALAEATTGLADQSKDELASFESVVRDIGAAAVPALLSAYQQEAGGVATERASALLVKLGPSAIPGLAAAVDDKRWFVQHEVAQVLGQIGTPAAVPPLQVLLRRTDLRVMHEAVSAMARIDDPAAARAMHMALKATSGEARAAVIAALVGLKDPRVVPMLGRILGDSDPFGEDFSIVLDTLGALASFRDDRALAQIAATAKRRRWLAWGKTTQLREASLRALARIGTAKARQTVDDLARTGDFFLRRMAASAATRPPL
- a CDS encoding thymidine phosphorylase yields the protein MRAVDIIRAKRDGEALSREAIQAFVGGVTDGSWPDYQASALLMAIVLKGMTAEETAWLTDAMVRSGERVDLSHIPGIKVGKHSTGGVGDKVSIILAPLAASCGVVVPKMSGRGLGHTGGTLDKLESIPGFRVALSIDEFRAMLADVGCCLISQTATIAPADKVLYALRDVTGTIESIPLIASSVMSKKLAEGSNAVVLDVKCGRGAFMKNRANARELARALVSIGNAAGVHTEAFITQMDVPLGRAVGNAVEIAECIEVLKGGGPADLSGLVVTFATRMLRVAELAATDDDAAARVRAALSSGAALAKFKEMVARQGGNPAVADDPGLLPQAKFTHLVPAPRSGFVVELDALSIGRAAVALGAGRDKKGDQVDLSAGLILRKKPGEAVQAGEPVVELRYNDPARLEAAVALVTQAIVIGDTAPTGQSLVLEWVHDND
- a CDS encoding NupC/NupG family nucleoside CNT transporter; this encodes MGILGTLQPLIGLVGILALAYGLSTNRRAISPRVVGWGLGLQLLFALIVLKTDLGQRVFQVLGDKMRQLLDFSVVGSGFVFGALGDASVWGRVMTGALGEEGARYGVVFAFQILPTIIFIAALFAILYYLGIMQVIVRLLAVVMNRVMGASGAESLNVAASIFMGQTEAPLTIRPFLAKMTQSELMTVMTSGMAHISGGIMAAYIAFGIDAKHLLTAVIMTAPGTLMMAKMFVPETETPETRGTVKLEVVNQDVNIIDAAGRGTSEGLHLAMNVGAMLISFVALIALVNAMLGAIGGTIGLQGFSLQTIFGWVFAPVAWSLGVPWKDAAAVGNLLGTRMVLNEFIAFAQLGGMKDALDPRSFTIATFALCGFANFASIGMQIGGIGALAPSRRGDLARLGLRAMLAGTLANFLTAIIVGFLL